A window of the Scytonema millei VB511283 genome harbors these coding sequences:
- the hpsJ-A gene encoding HpsJ-like protein, cyanoexosortase A-associated, translating to MAQSNSEDFWFSPLFRIAGYVLLALSLLDIISVFIPPGFTNPAWEFQMASHLVERSPVPLIGLVFLLIGEKNFKIFKFLSRAALVAGILFLLLLPLIVSSAWRIHEGGDRQIAQQSAQLQSIKQQLSQAQTDREITDTLSRFNLRINAPKAQNPQQLKSQILAGIVNSEKKFQAQAAQNTANSLNLTKNVIKTGLGTLIAGAFFLMVWRGTANTVKGSQKSKQKLSNNLPLVNE from the coding sequence ATGGCTCAATCTAATAGTGAAGATTTTTGGTTTAGTCCGCTTTTCCGCATAGCTGGTTATGTTTTATTGGCTTTGTCGCTTTTAGATATTATTAGTGTTTTTATTCCTCCAGGTTTTACCAATCCTGCATGGGAATTTCAAATGGCAAGCCATCTAGTTGAGCGATCGCCTGTGCCATTAATTGGATTAGTTTTTCTCTTGATTGGCGAGAAAAACTTTAAAATCTTCAAGTTTTTGTCTAGAGCGGCTTTGGTAGCTGGCATATTGTTTCTATTGCTACTACCTCTAATTGTCAGTTCTGCTTGGCGAATACACGAAGGAGGCGATCGCCAAATTGCCCAACAATCAGCACAGCTTCAAAGTATCAAGCAACAACTCAGTCAAGCTCAAACAGATAGAGAAATTACAGATACATTGTCTCGGTTTAATCTACGAATTAATGCACCGAAAGCTCAAAATCCTCAGCAATTAAAAAGTCAAATTCTTGCTGGAATTGTTAATTCTGAGAAGAAATTCCAAGCACAAGCAGCACAAAATACAGCCAATAGTCTTAACTTGACAAAAAATGTCATAAAAACTGGCTTGGGAACCTTAATTGCTGGAGCTTTTTTCCTAATGGTTTGGCGCGGTACTGCCAATACAGTCAAAGGTAGTCAAAAAAGCAAGCAAAAACTTAGTAATAATCTGCCACTTGTAAACGAATAA
- a CDS encoding transposase, translating into MYIIDECHLLWNDLVGYIWNLIKNPQKIPILNPKERQTYYGALEFTQEFILVSESTANGELTVEFVKKLIAKHPSSRILLIWDGASYHRGQVMRDFLAEQNEGVSPENWKITWIRFAPYAPQENPVEAIWLQLKTLLRRFYRFGKSFKSVKRLFQL; encoded by the coding sequence GTGTATATTATAGATGAATGCCATCTTCTTTGGAACGATCTAGTCGGCTATATTTGGAATTTGATAAAAAATCCTCAAAAAATTCCTATTCTCAATCCCAAAGAACGACAAACTTATTATGGCGCGTTAGAATTCACTCAAGAGTTTATTCTGGTTTCTGAATCAACAGCTAATGGAGAATTAACAGTAGAATTTGTCAAAAAATTAATAGCGAAACATCCCAGCTCTAGAATTTTATTGATTTGGGATGGAGCTAGTTATCATCGAGGGCAAGTAATGAGAGATTTTCTCGCTGAACAAAATGAAGGAGTTTCTCCTGAAAATTGGAAAATTACCTGGATTCGATTTGCTCCTTATGCACCTCAAGAAAATCCAGTTGAAGCTATTTGGTTACAACTGAAAACTCTGCTCAGAAGATTTTATCGTTTTGGGAAAAGTTTTAAGAGCGTTAAACGTCTGTTTCAGCTCTAA
- a CDS encoding helix-turn-helix domain-containing protein, whose product MKLNHLSKEQQIQLLKDFIKSHPDEKEMGRALAVKLAIEGYKYRQISKILEVSGGFITKWNQAFKSGGLTALKSSYQGGKGYLTQIERQAVIDWLIEQKAWDISDLEIHLIEQYDVVFQSRQSYYQILKEARITWQKGEQTHPRQDPEAISKKTEKLRSY is encoded by the coding sequence ATGAAGCTAAACCATCTATCCAAAGAGCAACAAATTCAGCTTTTAAAAGATTTCATTAAAAGTCATCCAGATGAAAAAGAGATGGGGAGAGCTTTAGCTGTTAAACTAGCTATAGAAGGCTATAAATATCGACAGATAAGCAAAATTTTAGAAGTTTCTGGAGGATTTATTACTAAATGGAATCAAGCTTTTAAGTCAGGAGGATTGACCGCTTTAAAGTCTTCCTATCAAGGAGGAAAAGGTTATTTAACTCAAATTGAAAGACAAGCGGTAATTGACTGGTTAATCGAGCAAAAAGCTTGGGATATTTCAGATTTAGAAATTCATCTAATTGAACAGTATGATGTAGTTTTCCAATCCCGACAGAGTTATTATCAAATCTTGAAAGAAGCGCGAATAACTTGGCAAAAAGGAGAACAAACTCATCCGCGTCAAGATCCAGAAGCCATCTCAAAAAAAACCGAGAAATTGCGGAGTTACTAG
- the psbH gene encoding photosystem II reaction center phosphoprotein PsbH: MQQPKYQPKKTAPVQYFFRNFNSEAGKVAPGWGTTPLMVALMVLFFLFLLIILELANASLMVRGIHVGW; the protein is encoded by the coding sequence ATGCAACAACCAAAATATCAACCTAAAAAAACTGCCCCCGTGCAGTACTTTTTCAGAAATTTCAATTCAGAAGCTGGTAAGGTTGCCCCTGGTTGGGGTACAACACCGTTAATGGTGGCTTTAATGGTGTTGTTTTTCTTGTTTTTATTAATCATTTTGGAGCTTGCCAACGCCTCGCTCATGGTTCGAGGTATTCATGTAGGTTGGTAG
- a CDS encoding helix-turn-helix domain-containing protein, with product MSDAIKAYNSMSEFYASMGGTLKQDVDFTIHQLELVHSNVPIESPLFRANYYSILLIRKGRGCYILDGQSYEIKDRTIYFTNPGHVKGFKIYELSHGYVITFSESFLKQYVHENIFDDFPFLIAEIVPPHYPDREVFQIFDDLGTQLLQEYQSNSAYKFKIIGSLTVVLLFKIKEQFWNTYNPLAESQMGSEIVMTFKRNLEAHFRDLAMGKLDRPYRVQDFAQAQHLHPGYFSTVIKSKTGKSVNAWMIEKTLAEAQAMLSRSTESVQEIAFRLGFNDAAYFSRFFKKHTATTPSSFRQSLKA from the coding sequence ATGTCTGATGCGATTAAAGCTTACAACTCCATGTCTGAGTTTTATGCATCAATGGGTGGAACCCTAAAACAAGACGTTGATTTTACGATTCATCAGCTTGAGCTAGTTCATAGCAATGTGCCGATCGAGTCTCCCCTATTTCGCGCTAACTATTACTCGATCTTGCTCATTCGTAAAGGGCGGGGTTGCTACATTCTTGATGGTCAATCTTATGAAATCAAGGACAGGACGATTTACTTTACTAATCCCGGTCACGTTAAGGGATTTAAGATTTACGAACTATCGCATGGCTACGTAATTACGTTTTCAGAATCATTTCTGAAGCAATACGTCCATGAAAATATTTTCGATGATTTTCCGTTTTTAATTGCCGAGATTGTGCCACCGCACTATCCCGATCGCGAAGTCTTTCAAATTTTTGACGACTTGGGAACGCAACTTTTACAGGAATACCAATCAAATTCTGCTTACAAATTCAAAATCATCGGCAGTTTGACAGTTGTACTACTGTTCAAAATTAAAGAGCAGTTTTGGAATACTTATAATCCTTTGGCTGAATCGCAAATGGGTTCAGAGATTGTCATGACATTCAAGCGCAACTTGGAAGCTCATTTTCGCGATCTTGCGATGGGAAAACTCGATCGCCCATATCGAGTGCAAGACTTTGCCCAAGCGCAGCATCTTCACCCTGGTTATTTCAGTACGGTGATTAAAAGCAAAACAGGTAAATCTGTCAATGCCTGGATGATTGAAAAAACGCTAGCCGAAGCCCAAGCAATGCTGTCGAGATCGACTGAATCCGTGCAGGAAATTGCCTTTCGACTTGGCTTTAATGACGCAGCATACTTTTCTCGCTTCTTTAAAAAACATACTGCGACCACTCCTTCTAGCTTTCGCCAGAGTCTAAAAGCTTGA
- the lepB gene encoding signal peptidase I, with protein sequence MTSQKTNSPDPATTTQETKTSETSGLLRLWRSQQENIRLVAIALVMALIIRIFVAEPRYIPSDSMIPTLHTGDRLVVEKVSYWFHPAETGDIVVFEPPAQLQSMGYHKNQVFIKRVIGQPGDTVSVKNGLVYLNGRSLSEDYIAEPPAYQLNSVQVPAESYFVMGDNRNDSNDSHVWGFLPQENIIGRAVFRFFPLDRMGFISN encoded by the coding sequence ATGACATCTCAGAAGACGAATTCGCCAGATCCAGCAACGACAACTCAAGAAACAAAAACATCAGAAACATCTGGATTGTTGCGACTATGGCGATCGCAACAGGAAAATATTCGCCTAGTTGCGATCGCTCTAGTGATGGCGCTGATAATCCGCATTTTTGTGGCGGAACCGCGCTATATTCCCTCAGATTCGATGATACCCACCTTACATACAGGCGATCGCTTGGTAGTCGAAAAAGTCTCATACTGGTTTCACCCGGCTGAAACAGGCGATATTGTAGTGTTTGAACCACCCGCACAGTTGCAAAGCATGGGTTATCACAAAAACCAAGTTTTTATCAAACGAGTTATCGGTCAACCTGGGGATACAGTCAGCGTGAAGAACGGTCTAGTTTATCTCAACGGGCGATCGCTCTCGGAAGATTATATTGCCGAACCACCCGCCTATCAACTCAACTCAGTCCAAGTTCCAGCAGAATCTTACTTCGTCATGGGAGACAACCGCAACGATAGTAACGATTCTCACGTTTGGGGCTTTTTACCTCAAGAAAATATCATCGGTCGCGCCGTATTCCGTTTCTTCCCCCTCGATCGCATGGGATTTATCTCAAACTAG